In Nitrospira sp., a single genomic region encodes these proteins:
- a CDS encoding MFS transporter, with the protein MTRVHPNDRPDSFSDSPDASSDATGWGLLKTRNFALLFWGQMTSQVGDSLNRVALLWFVYQLTGSAMKMVVIGLLQTIPPLILGPLIGVYLDRVDKKSVMIKVDLARTVLVLMIPVLYAIGELSLERLYVAVFLLAVVSTVFGPALSSSVPQIVRRDQLTAANALLQTTTNVGLLIGPLISGIGIALVGSQNVLYVNAATFFVSALCLVGIRLQPVPREAGAEEPARGSLKQELMAGIRFVCFDQSMLVLMLAAALYSLAASAFAFMLPVFAEQNLSAGALELGVLWSALGAGMLATSTWLASLAQGDLTRRFTLIFRSMMVGGLAMCGLSLLTAPLIAGALILIIGGSTALFMPIVWGVLQEVTPAPLLGRVFTTFSTGSMASAMAGMAGFGWAADTMGPHVSLLGIGLVLLGTACVAALSSRQFRRIAGRYHTQPVGELAV; encoded by the coding sequence ATGACGCGTGTACATCCCAACGATCGACCCGATTCTTTCTCCGATTCTCCCGATGCGTCGTCCGACGCAACGGGCTGGGGGCTGCTCAAGACCAGAAACTTTGCTCTGCTGTTCTGGGGACAGATGACGTCTCAGGTAGGCGACAGCCTCAACCGGGTCGCGCTACTCTGGTTCGTCTATCAATTGACCGGATCTGCCATGAAAATGGTCGTGATCGGCCTTTTGCAAACGATTCCACCGCTTATCTTGGGTCCCTTGATCGGAGTCTATCTGGATCGAGTGGACAAGAAGTCCGTCATGATCAAGGTCGATCTGGCGCGGACGGTTCTGGTGCTGATGATTCCCGTGCTTTACGCGATCGGCGAATTGTCGCTCGAGCGGCTGTACGTGGCCGTATTCCTGCTGGCTGTGGTATCGACGGTGTTCGGGCCGGCCCTCTCCTCTTCGGTTCCGCAGATCGTTCGGCGTGATCAATTGACCGCGGCGAACGCGTTACTCCAGACCACGACGAACGTGGGTTTGCTCATCGGTCCCCTGATCAGCGGAATCGGGATCGCGCTGGTCGGGTCACAGAACGTCTTGTACGTGAATGCCGCGACCTTTTTCGTGTCGGCGCTCTGTCTTGTCGGCATCCGTCTGCAGCCCGTACCCAGGGAAGCGGGAGCGGAGGAGCCTGCGCGCGGCAGTTTGAAACAGGAATTGATGGCGGGGATTCGCTTCGTATGCTTCGATCAGTCCATGCTCGTCCTGATGCTGGCCGCCGCCCTGTACAGTTTGGCCGCGAGCGCCTTCGCGTTCATGTTGCCGGTCTTCGCGGAGCAGAACCTCAGCGCAGGTGCGTTGGAACTGGGAGTGCTGTGGTCCGCCCTGGGCGCCGGCATGCTCGCGACGTCGACCTGGCTGGCCTCTCTCGCGCAAGGCGATTTGACCCGTCGTTTCACCCTCATCTTTCGGTCGATGATGGTCGGGGGGCTTGCCATGTGCGGACTCAGTCTGCTGACGGCTCCATTGATCGCCGGAGCGCTGATTCTGATCATCGGGGGAAGCACGGCTTTGTTCATGCCGATCGTGTGGGGCGTGTTGCAGGAGGTGACACCGGCTCCGTTGCTGGGACGCGTCTTCACGACGTTCAGCACGGGCTCTATGGCCTCGGCCATGGCCGGAATGGCCGGGTTTGGGTGGGCCGCCGACACGATGGGACCGCATGTCAGCTTGTTGGGGATCGGCCTTGTCCTGCTCGGCACTGCCTGCGTGGCGGCGTTATCTAGCCGTCAATTCAGACGGATTGCCGGCCGCTACCACACGCAACCAGTTGGGGAATTGGCGGTCTAG
- a CDS encoding DUF2934 domain-containing protein, with product MKLQPRRSVKSVKKVRVRGEQSAPPVNGDRTETDSTMSHHARIAAHAYAIYEQRGRQDGHDVEDWLAAEHLVSHDQNP from the coding sequence ATGAAGCTGCAGCCGAGACGATCGGTTAAATCAGTTAAGAAGGTACGGGTACGGGGGGAGCAATCGGCGCCTCCGGTGAACGGCGATCGGACGGAGACCGACTCAACCATGAGCCACCATGCCCGCATCGCCGCGCACGCATACGCCATCTACGAACAGCGGGGCAGGCAGGATGGCCACGACGTGGAGGATTGGCTTGCGGCGGAACACCTCGTGAGCCACGACCAGAACCCTTGA
- a CDS encoding DUF2630 family protein, which produces MDGRKSTPKVDLMSDGMILNQIEQLVSQQHRLQGKEFLSEEEYSRLRLVQIEIDQCWDLLRQRRALRAAGQDPDRAQVRPAEVVGKYRP; this is translated from the coding sequence ATGGATGGCCGAAAATCGACGCCAAAGGTGGATCTCATGTCGGACGGCATGATACTGAATCAGATCGAACAATTAGTGTCGCAACAACATCGGTTGCAGGGGAAAGAATTCCTTTCAGAGGAAGAATACTCACGGCTACGGCTGGTCCAGATCGAAATCGACCAGTGCTGGGATCTGTTGCGACAGCGACGCGCGCTTCGTGCAGCGGGCCAGGACCCCGATCGTGCCCAGGTCCGCCCGGCGGAAGTCGTCGGGAAGTACCGCCCCTAA
- the sthA gene encoding Si-specific NAD(P)(+) transhydrogenase — MTTAYDLDLLCIGSGPAGQRAAIQAAKVGKRVGVIERRRVVGGVSAATGTIPSKTLREAVLSFLCMANHAEQHLGNPYENRPTASQLLTRVDAVIKREVDVVADQLRRNDVLLIHGEASFAGPHTVAVTGDHQPRMVTAENILIAVGTVPALPDGVPVDGDVILTSDDMVRLKRLPRRMVVIGGGIIGIEYASMLAALKVNVTLIDKRTRLLEFLDSEIVDELMHQLRNRNVTFRLGEAVERLELTEDEARRAVITLESGKHIVAESVLYSVGRMGAVDRLNLAAAGLAADKRGRLRVDAQFRTEVPHIFAAGDIIGYPSLASTSASQGRQVACHAFGIEPDPLPEHLPVGIYSVPEISMAGPPESELTEQRVPYETGIARYREIARGQILGDDSGLVKLLFHREDRRLLGVHAIGTGATELIHIGQAVLDLNGGLNYFLRTVFNYPTFAECYKVAALDAFNKLEMERRPKHKELSK, encoded by the coding sequence ATGACGACGGCATACGACCTCGACCTCTTGTGCATCGGCAGCGGGCCGGCCGGCCAACGGGCGGCGATTCAGGCCGCAAAGGTCGGCAAGCGCGTCGGCGTCATCGAACGCAGGCGCGTGGTCGGGGGCGTCTCCGCGGCGACCGGAACGATTCCCAGCAAGACGCTTCGAGAAGCGGTGCTGTCCTTTCTGTGCATGGCCAACCACGCAGAACAGCATCTCGGCAATCCCTACGAAAACCGGCCCACGGCGTCTCAACTCCTGACGCGCGTCGACGCCGTGATCAAGCGGGAGGTCGACGTCGTCGCCGATCAACTTCGCAGGAACGACGTCTTGTTGATTCATGGGGAAGCCTCCTTTGCGGGCCCCCACACGGTCGCCGTCACCGGCGACCATCAACCCAGGATGGTCACCGCGGAAAACATTTTGATCGCCGTCGGCACAGTTCCCGCCCTGCCCGACGGGGTGCCGGTCGACGGAGACGTGATCTTGACCAGCGACGATATGGTGAGATTGAAGCGGCTTCCGCGCCGCATGGTCGTGATCGGCGGCGGCATCATCGGCATCGAATACGCATCGATGCTCGCCGCGTTGAAAGTCAACGTCACGCTGATAGACAAGCGAACGCGCCTTCTGGAGTTCCTGGATTCGGAGATCGTGGACGAATTGATGCACCAGTTACGCAACCGCAATGTGACCTTTCGGCTCGGCGAGGCGGTCGAACGGTTGGAGTTGACCGAAGATGAGGCGCGTCGCGCAGTCATTACTTTAGAATCCGGCAAGCATATCGTCGCCGAGTCCGTCTTGTATTCAGTCGGGAGAATGGGCGCCGTCGATCGGCTCAACCTGGCCGCGGCGGGATTGGCGGCCGACAAACGAGGACGCTTGAGGGTCGATGCGCAGTTCAGGACAGAGGTTCCCCACATTTTCGCCGCCGGAGACATCATCGGCTACCCCAGCCTAGCTTCGACCTCCGCTTCACAGGGGCGCCAGGTTGCCTGTCACGCGTTCGGGATCGAGCCCGATCCACTCCCCGAGCATTTGCCGGTGGGTATTTATTCCGTTCCGGAAATCTCCATGGCGGGGCCGCCGGAATCCGAGTTGACGGAGCAACGGGTTCCCTACGAAACCGGCATCGCACGCTATCGGGAGATCGCAAGAGGGCAGATTCTGGGGGACGACAGCGGCCTCGTGAAACTCCTTTTTCACCGGGAGGATCGACGCCTCCTGGGCGTCCATGCGATCGGGACCGGCGCGACCGAGCTCATTCACATCGGGCAGGCAGTGCTCGATCTTAACGGGGGTCTGAATTATTTCCTGCGGACCGTCTTCAATTATCCGACGTTCGCCGAGTGTTACAAGGTGGCGGCGCTGGATGCCTTCAACAAGCTGGAGATGGAGCGCAGACCCAAGCACAAGGAACTGTCTAAGTGA